A part of Pungitius pungitius chromosome 15, fPunPun2.1, whole genome shotgun sequence genomic DNA contains:
- the si:ch211-13f8.1 gene encoding uncharacterized protein si:ch211-13f8.1, producing MEEEKVAGHIQPKSGSPVPTGIPINWGLITGPVPEPVFTAPSLSTRLPPPPCSAVHALQNKVKSLTPRRARGKEREKERERLDADVLRSSSAGQISTEVLLRQRPRGKGQVFLTSPSWRSGVAKNLSSSDEEEEVKVQVSFEIHSPPAGAQGERLFQEVEETEDERSERNEDQLGLLTGRPCGLGEGTSLESLLSDNSSSSKDDPSPPPPTLPPPPLPALSSSPATTSAATTSSASSSTPTRHWAPPKGFWRVVRPETLLLNGVSPIKTPSTLPPKDRTEAEAPSEPQGCSKGSRSDAARAVEESDASAEPKDSDSVERYLDRCEQKELNAGDAGKGLCSSDSSESMPSPSGLLSADDQLKVKRRAYVKLRERSPNCTEESEQSGGECAEYGEDTTHRGDCKGGHGVLDSSESAILPQELEPYLRSLLVISDEHPLSSRHEQAKLLLERARLKARSNHINGNRPGRRSHSDQRSSVKKPQIDSPIPTRVQKAVPSKEDLVAQTVSGPLLMPNQDPSQGDQGVRSRRYGCSPTRVRFEDESEKEAESRYLDRLRQRSRSGMPKSKSKESHTDSSSSGSDRSRGNQSVPVPPSQKTDGVGVSGQPTTVIKEIIVLVKKCEACGSVVKEPQPVSSPSEPKNTEPQQAEDPREKAANPSVPHSKPEASTRPKAPLTVTFAGAYVLGESKESHTGWKRSGFGKLRRRSRKGESRMESDHGPYGPSWAQRRNSNPRNRVNLSRAVSFAPDSPVALEPHLLEAPHGLRESPPPSLPIKSALKSSSRNRSAAGQSTVQFQTTSNQGGEGGSQHSGLLDSPEARREGAVASTQGGLATSSPVPCIRPSTLRYSPARLTADLQAAELWDATPDGAARRQKCLYWIHTISFKMLHNRTKKPERTRKEHNRKISIFHIHPECAFVSGHGEPGSGPDCRPAPRGIAMSRAEDLRAELLRAEHLRAEAIWEENSDGSRKLDGRPKLFLRRFFSSIGLNSVGRLVKGGRSSSMEQLSLPTAPRVSSASPSPTRRPHPIIRMQRTPSLQTLNTVLPLAQLRKASSVQSLERRTERSTILGEVQIPYGLAPSPDSPQLDLHRALSVEDVRTSRIARPVGRVTQAFPDGTLLLELVRPPNGPFGFVISRGKGRPDTGVYVEKVGDGGGEGPYIGLLSIGDEILQVNGEAVAGLSLDHVTRLMTRESTASLRIVPARRSQR from the exons ATGGAGGAAGAAAAGGTAGCTGGTCATATCCAACCAAAATCCGGTTCCCCTGTCCCCACTGGGATTCCCATCAACTGGGGACTCATCACTGGCCCTGTCCCTGAGCCGGTGTTCACAGCTCCTTCTTTGAGCACccgacttcctcctcctccgtgttcCGCTGTTCACGCCCTGCAAAACAAGGTCAAGTCCCTCACGCCGAGAAGGGCAAGAGGGAAGGAGCGGGAGAAGGAACGAGAGAGGTTGGATGCAGATGTCTTAAGGAGCAGTTCAGCTGGGCAGATTTCAACCGAGGTTCTCCTCCGACAGAGGCCCAGAGGAAAGGGTCAGGTATTTTTGACGTCACCCTCCTGGCGGTCGGGAGTAGCGAAAAACCTGAGCAgcagtgatgaagaggaggaggtgaaagtTCAGGTCAGTTTCGAGATCCACAGCCCTCCAGCCGGCGCACAAGGAGAGCGGCTCttccaggaggtggaggaaaccGAAGACGAGAGGTCGGAGAGAAACGAGGACCAGCTCGGCCTTCTGACAGGCCGGCCCTGTGGGCTCGGGGAGGGCACCAGCCTCGAGAGTCTTCTGTCTGATAACTCAAGCAGCAGCAAGGACGACCCGTCCCCTCCTCCGcccactcttcctcctcctcctctgcctgcgCTCTCGTCATCTCCCGCCACCACCTCTGCAGCTACCACCTCTTCCGCCTCTTCTTCAACGCCAACCAGACACTGGGCCCCACCTAAGGGCTTCTGGAGAGTAGTACGCCCGGAAACATTGCTTCTGAATGGCGTGAGCCCCATCAAGACACCCTCCACTCTACCTCCGAAGGATCGTACGGAGGCTGAAGCGCCGTCAGAGCCTCAAGGGTGTTCTAAAGGCAGCAGGAGCGATGCCGCAAGGGCGGTGGAGGAAAGCGACGCATCCGCAGAGCCCAAAGACTCGGACAGCGTGGAGCGCTACCTGGACCGGTGCGAGCAGAAGGAGTTAAACGCCGGGGACGCAGGGAAAGGACTGTGCAGTTCGGACAGCTCGGAGAGCATGCCGTCGCCTAGCGGGCTTCTCTCTGCTGATGACCAGCTGAAGGTGAAGCGGAGAGCTTATGTAAAGTTGAGGGAAAGATCCCCAAACTGCACAGAGGAGAGCGAGCAGAGCGGAGGGGAATGTGCCGAATACGGTGAGGACACGACACACAGAGGCGATTGCAAAG GTGGCCATGGGGTTTTGGACAGCTCAGAATCAGCCATCCTCCCTCAGGAACTCGAACCCTATTTGAG GTCTCTTCTTGTAATCAGTGATGAGCACCCCCTGAGCTCCAGACATGAGCAAGCCAAGCTTCTCCTGGAGAGAGCAAGGCTCAAGGCCCGCTCCAATCACATCAACGGCAATCGCCCCGGCAGACGCTCACATTCTGACCAGAGATCCAGCGT AAAGAAGCCCCAAATTGATTCCCCAATTCCAACGCGTGTGCAGAAAGCTGTTCCATCCAAAGAAGATCTTGTAGCTCAAACTGTATCTGGTCCCCTTCTTATGCCAAACCAAGACCCTTCCCAGGGTGACCAAGGGGTTCGATCTAGAAGGTACGGTTGTTCACCCACACGGGTGCGCTTTGAGGACGAATCGGAGAAAGAAGCGGAGTCTCGATACTTGGATCGATTGAGACAACGTAGCAGGTCTGGGATGCCCAAGTCCAAAAGTAAAGAAAGTCATACGGATTCTAGCAGCAGCGGTTCAGACAGGAGCAGAGGCAATCAAAGCGTCCCCGTGCCCCCTTCGCAGAAGACAGATGGCGTGGGTGTCAGTGGCCAGCCCACCACAGTGATTAAAGAGATAATAGTGCTGGTGAAGAAATGTGAGGCGTGTGGCTCTGTAGTCAAGGAACCTCAGCCAGTCTCATCCCCGTCAGAGCCAAAGAACACTGAGCCACAGCAGGCTGAGGACCCTCGGgaaaaagcggctaatccctcTGTGCCTCACAGCAAGCCGGAGGCAAGTACTCGTCCCAAAGCCCCTCTGACTGTCACGTTTGCAGGGGCGTACGTGCTGGGAGAGAGCAAAGAGAGCCACACGGGATGGAAACGATCCGGGTTTGGGAaactcaggaggaggagcaggaaaggAGAAAGTCGGATGGAGTCTGACCACGGCCCTTACGGCCCGTCTTGGGCTCAACGCCGCAACTCAAATCCGAGGAACCGGGTCAACCTGAGCAGGGCGGTTTCCTTCGCCCCGGATAGCCCCGTGGCCCTGGAACCCCATTTGCTGGAGGCACCCCACGGTTTGAGAGAATCCCCTCCCCCATCGCTGCCTATAAAGTCCGCCCTGAAGTCAAGTTCAAGGAATCGCTCTGCTGCAGGCCAGTCCACGGTTCAGTTCCAGACCACCTCCAATCAGGGAGGCGAGGGAGGCTCCCAGCATTCTGGCCTCCTGGACTCTCCGGAGGCAAGAAGGGAGGGTGCAGTGGCTTCGACCCAAGGGGGCCTCGCAACAAGCAGCCCAGTGCCCTGTATCCGGCCCTCCACCCTGAGGTACTCCCCAGCCCGGCTCACCGCTGACCTACAAGCTGCTGAACTCTGGGATGCCACACCAGATGGAGCAG CACG AAgacaaaaatgtctttattggATTCACACAatctcatttaaaatgttgcatAATAGAACAAAAAAACCCGAACGGACCAGAAAAGAGCACAATAGGAAAATATCTATTTTTCATATCCACCCCGAATGTGCATTTGTATCAGGTCACGGTGAACCTGGTTCTGGTCCTGATTGTCGTCCTGCTCCACGCGGCATCGCTATGTCCCGGGCTGAGGACCTCAGAGCCGAGCTGTTGAGAGCAGAACATTTGAGAGCTGAGGCCATATGGGAGGAAAACTCTGACGGGTCCAG GAAGCTGGATGGGCGGCCAAAGCTCTTCCTGCGTCGCTTCTTTTCCTCCATCGGTCTGAACAGTGTTGGTAGACTCGTGAAAGGAGGCCGCTCCAGCAGCATGGAGCAGCTCAGTTTACCCACTGCCCCGCGGGTCAGCTCTGCCTCCCCAAGCCCCACGCGCAGACCACATCCCATCATCCGCATGCAGAGGACACCCTCGCTGCAGACCCTCAACACG GTGCTGCCACTGGCCCAACTGCGCAAAGCCTCGTCAGTGCAGAGTCTGGAGAGAAGAACAGAGCGTTCAACGATACTGGGAGAGGTGCAGATACCGTACGGCCTGGCACCGAG TCCCGATAGCCCTCAGCTGGATCTGCACAGGGCCCTCAGTGTCGAGGATGTACGTACCTCCAGAATTGCGCGTCCAGTGGGTCGGGTCACCCAGGCTTTCCCTGATGGGACCCTCCTCCTGGAGCTCGTCAGACCCCCAAATGGTCCCTTTGGTTTTGTCATCTCAAGGGGCAAAGGTCGACCAGACACAG GTGTGTACGTGGAGAAAGTGGGTGACGGCGGTGGGGAAGGCCCCTACATCGGTCTACTCAGCATCGGTGATGAAATCCTGCAGGTGAACGGAGAGGCAGTGGCGGGACTCAGTCTGGACCACGTGACGCGGCTCATGACCCGGGAAAGCACCGCTTCTCTCCGGATCGTTCCGGCCCGACGCAGCCAGCGCTGA